TCCATGGGCGGCCGTGTTTTCTATCACCGGCGGAGTTACCGCTTATGTTCTCAGCAGTGCAAGGCGATCTTCGGCGTTTCATATTACTCTTTGCCAACCTGCGTCTGGATTTGCCGGTGTGAAAGTGTGAAGTGAATGCCTTCTTTTCAGATCTAAAAACACTTTCGTTCCTGGTAAGAACTATGCGATAACCAGAATGTCGTTTTTTTGATCGTTTTTTAATTACTACACTTACGCAACCATCAGCAGTATGGCTCGAAAAATATTTCCGTAAATATGCTCCTGCGTAGTGTTAGGTAAGTGCGTAAGCAGGAACAATGTTCCATTGCTTTCTGCATTCGTCCCATCGTGTACGAGTAAAACGTCCCGGAAATGAAATATACCGCTGAGTTTCATGTTGCAGACAGCGGTGAAACAACGCAGTTGCTGCGCGGGATGATTTTATAATTGGCAGCAGCAGTAAGTCGCAGATACCTTTAAATAATATTGCGCTGGTCGTGGACCATTCGCTATGCTAACGGTATATAACAGCGGAAATTGGCGAAACATGCTATTTATAATATGTTGTACCGGCCCGCGAATCAGTGTTCAGGTGAAACGTCAACAACTTTTCCGCTTTCTTTAGTATTAGACGTGCTACGGCTTTGCTAAAACAGTGAGGTCTCAGTCGTTGACACAAATCTCTTACTAGCCTTTGCACCTGCTAATAACTTTATTAACTTTACAAAAACTTCGGCGCATCTTTGATAACAATAAAAGATTTAGAGACGTTGCCAATGTCGGCTATTGTAGGCATGCATTGCTGTTCGCACAGTTTCTTTTCTTCTAATTCTTCATAGCGTCTATCCTCCCAAAGTGCCCGACCTTAGAGGCGACGTTCGCACTGAAGTTCATATTGTGCGCGCTTGTAAACTAAGGCTGATGTAGCCGCCTCTTGTCGTTATGAGGCACTGACCACCAGATAGGCTGACGTTTTGCGTTAGTGTCGATAAATCCGATTGATATTGCAGCCAGCGTTACGGCTATATAAATCAAGCGACAAACAGGTAGAGGAAAATAAACTCGTTGAGAGGGCGCGCTAGGTTGGGATCAAAAACGTTTATGCTTGTTTTTCATGATTGTAGTGGCGTCGTGCTCTGAGGTGCGGACCAATATGTGCCTAAGTGTTTCGTATAGATAGTTCGAAGTAAGTGCTTCTCCCTGTCGTTTGCTTACATGCTGTTTCTGAATTGACAGCAGCATGTTACTCAGCCAGCATTCGCAGAGGATCGAGCCCTCCGTAAAACCATTCCATTTGCTTTTTTGGCAGTACTGATTGACCGATTGAACATGTGACTTCTGACTTGCGGCATATTATTCGAAAATATTTTCAATATCTCGGGTTTAAAGATCCAAAACCACGacaagattatgagagacgccgtagtggaggtctccggaaagttcgaccacctggggttctctaacgtgcacctaaatctgagtacatggggcctcagacattttcgcctccattttcGACAATATTTCATTCATGGTATTAAGTAAACGGTGCTATGACTACGCAGCCTGGTCTACCTGAGAGCGAAACCACTGAAGTCCTCCATGCGTTCTGACACGTCGATTGCGTGTTTGTGCGACATACTCTCGCTTCAGTCTTGGTCTAGGATGCTACCGCTTAAACATTTTGTTTGCTTACGGTAAGCACTCCGCTTCCCAGACTCCCGGCGCCGCCTACTGGAAAAAGCTGAACTGATGTGACAGAAAGCAGGGACGCGAGACAAGCGGATCATACACAAGCGCTGAGTATCAACTGAAAGGTCACACTGGCGGAAAATCATGTTCGGTGCTAACTTATTGGCGCATGTTCAGGGGTTGCAGTACCAACTGTCAATCTGTAACACGTATGCGCGCACCAGTTTGTTCTGTCGGCATTCAATTCTCTGAATCACCGCGCTGGTAAAGTGGATGTGGCGCTGGGCTGTTGATCCAGGCATGGCGGGCTCGATTTCGGCTGCagcagtcgcatttcaatggtGAAATCCCAAAGACCCGTGTAGTTAGACTTAGGTAGACATGAAGGAACCCcctggtggccgaaatttccggagccctgcactatagcgtgcctaataatcatatcatggtgttGGCATATAAAACCCCCGAAACTGTAATAGTGAATTCTCTTGTGTCTGTGGTGCACGCTTTACTAAAACGGTAAAATTCCTTCATTCATAATGCCGAGCTTCGGGAACCTGCCATCGCCACTCCTGGCTATAGCTTCCCAGCCACGATGTCTCGCGAAGCTATCCATTTGAGGCTGTCCGGTTATCTTACAATATAACAAAATTTGCTTAGTTTTTTGTCGCTACGGGTTGGATTTTTCCTGCGCGAACCCAAAcggataaaaaaaatcacaccatctcccgctaaaggggaccatgaggcgatgcgaagcagcgtttcggcatgcccagcccgcgtttcagagggggagtggaaaggggaaagggtgatagggggagtgaagaggggaagtgaagaggcgGAGTGGAGGGGGAGAGAAgaggtggagagagggaaagagagaggggaAGACGGGGGagcagagagagggagggagtggaggtgtgcggagagggtttgccatgcgcagtaacggtggtcacgccgcacaccaccggtttgaactccgccataagttgCTTCGCAACTAAAACAATGCTGGCCCTGAATCCTTATCCAACAGTCTAGGCTATCGTACCGATTCGTCACGAATGGCGAGTTGTATAAAACAAACAGTTATGCCACAATACATTAGCGATCCTCTGTCCGTCAAAGCGGGCAGCTATGCCATTTCAGTTCTCTAAGGAAGGGGGCAGCAGGGCTCTCGAAAGTGCGTCGCTCCCAGGCGCTAGTACGACGTGACGACAGCTGTACGTTAGAACTTGTCCACAAAGTCGAGTCACCAGTTAGTGGCTACTAAATCATTGAAATCGGTTTGAAGTACAAAGGAAAAGAGTCATAACAAGCAGTAAAATAATTTATTGTCAAGATTGGCATCCTAGGCATAATTTCAAGCCTCTCGTCTGAGATATGACGCAGCCGCGCAACATCATACTGCTGTAGGCGGAACCATTTTTGATGGAAGAGATAACTTGGAACACAAAGCCAAATGGGTGTTAGGCCTAATACAATCCTATGCGAATACCTATACTTATAGGAATACTGTCTTATCAAGGTTGACATGAACATCCATAATTTGTCATGTTGTCGCAGTTGTTACACACGGATAGCGCGCGAAGTTATTTTTACCGAGATCATTGCGTCACTTAGGGCACAAAATTAAAAGTGAGCGACACGATTGGAAGTGATCGTGGGTCACTAAATAAAAACCACCAGCAGACATGGTGAACGCCAAAGGAAGATCAGATATGGAGCAGTCCGGACGGCGTTGATGGTGGCGGCGACCAAACCATTGCATCCTTCAAATGTCATGAGGGCGCTGCTGGCAGGAGGGGTGGTGTGCACAGGCGTCGGTATTGGCACGGGACACCGTATAAGAACGTTGTTTCTTGCCTTGATGAGGCAGAACGAACCAGTCCTCGTCGTGTTCCAGGGTGCTCAAGAATGGACCAGCATGCGTCCAGTCTGGCACCCAAAGATCGGATGGTCGTATGAGTTCACGTCGTCCTCTGTTGAAAAGCGAAGTAACAGGTCACGAATAAACGAGGACATTATGTCACTGGGGCACGCACTTCGAGTGGAGATGCTTCCGCAAATAAAATCGtcttcgagtctttttttttccactcctgTTTGTGCAATTGAAGCATTTGCTTGAACTCACTGGTAAGTCCTGTATTCTGACCCATTAAAAAAACCTAAACGTTTCTTTTGATTAGCAGAAACTTCCCTAATTGCGTAATGAAATCGCACAAGACACATATCCACTCAAGTTGTTCCATCTAGACGTTTAAACAGTCACTTAACTACAAATTTCTGCAGCGCAAATAAAAAATGTCgcagtttccccgcaagggcgaagcaatgaatgtgatagcaacaaattgtgttACACGAATTGAGGCCGGTAGcgaactgttttgtatccgatctcgcgtacctacaaaacgatggtgtaagaaaatacgaccgctccagggagcgatgctctccgcatagtcacttcgcgttgagaccgcagcacgtagaagggtatacaagccgcccggcccgctgtgatggctttcgagatagcgcgcgcgccagcgatcgcgaccgcacccttagattcaatgttgctcctcgcgcgacactcccccacCCCGCCCCTCGAGTcgtcgcgtcttttaaggctcgttaaaaacGGGCGGCTCGTTTCGtatctgcttcgacggcaggcctctcgagcggggtggtgttatcgcatgcacactggccggctcgtttgaactctgcttcggccgcgttcgtcactgccgctcgcgcgcttttagccgcggtagaatATACAATTCGTgggagatcttatcaatttggacttcataccggaaggacatgacggcgacggcaacggcgacggcagaaacccgtctagactgtccatataattgctgtcgcaataaaaatccTGCGAACGTATTTTTGGCGTTCAAGAAACGCATCAATGCTTAACTTCACGCGCATTTTACTCATGTTCACCGCTCCTTACTTCGCATTCCTTAATCGCCTTCACCCTTGTGTAGCACACAGAACTGCATGCGCATCTGGTTGCTCTTCTTTCCTTTACTTTGCTCCTCCTTCTCGCATATATCTGTATATCCGTTCATTCTGCGGTAGATtatgatcttttctttttttttgttcattgctAAAGCGTTGTGCGAGCACCGTGTTTGTCCATCGCATCATTAAACTAGAGTTCACCATACCCCGATATTGCTTTCATAATTAACGCCATCCACATGCGACTGtgccaaacgaaaaaaaagaacaccactGTACGGGCGCGGACGCCTAAACGTGAATGCACCATATGCCACAATAGGCACAATGTTTTCTACCTGCGCGTGCTGTGTATGGTAGAGCACAATTTTTACTGGCAAACAGTCGTCGTAACGCATTATTTGAAGCAAGCAAACCCGGAAAGAAGAGTTACCTATTCTTTATTGGGGACATAAAGTAATGATCTGTCGATAAGTATTTTTGCGGCGCACAGGTGCCATAAGAAATAATTGTAATATCCGATTTGGGACACTACTCAAGCATTGTTCTTTCGAGCAGCCACATGGGGAATATGTCTACACTCGCTTATTTAGGAGATATCTAGCCCACAGAAATTGCAAAAAAACACATTGCTGCTACCAGTGCCATTACGCTAGCAAATTCATCCACACACACTGCAAACGGTGACGTATTTCATGCATAATTTGATCTAGAGACGCGAAGCAGGTTTCAGTACtggcatgcacgcgtgcatgatACCGTTTGTTCCTTGTCATTCATCAGTAGGATGTTGGAAATCTGGCGCGTAATATAGGGTGGTTCTTTTAGAGCTGAcctattagagcgcagctcttcggcacctaatagaactttttgttgggctagttggtacatacttactgaaaaaccaaaaagacgcatacttttttccttgaaggtacgcgtctttttggtttttcacttcggcacccgttcctgcgtagagcggcgtcgccgttgccgtcgccatcgGTGGTGCAACCGTGCGAACGAGTACGTGCCacaagaattgggcaagccccgctaccATGTGCAACGAAAACGAAGcctgtgccacaggaattgggcaagcaaaaaagaagacgtgcgttggcgCTTTTTCGCCGTCACTGTGCGGAAGAAACACGTCGAGAGCCTCCTAAACAAGTCCCAAGCAACGCACCTGACCCTGGAAAGGACTAACTGTGATTCAATGGCGCAGTTCTGGGAACATCACGGCGTCATGGACAAGGCAGAGTATATTTCGGTTCTAGAGCGCACACTCCTTGACCCACCCTCATGCTACCCCGCACCGTGCAGTAAAGCTGGGTGAATTGCTTTAACCCATGGGTGGCGTCCATCCTAGACTGAAACATGAATCTACAGGTACTGCTTGACACGTACGCATGTGCTACTTCCATCCTGGAATCAAACATGGCTTTTCAGACAGTGCTTGACACGTACGCATGTGCCACTTACGTGGTGGAATATGTAAATAAGGCCTACCGAGGTATGTCCAATCTGAACGGGACAGTGCAAGAAATTGTCAACGAGATGGGCGACAGGGATTACACGCAGGCACTGAGACATCTGGGTGTGAAGATGCTCAGTGCGATTAAATAGTGGTATgcaactgtacatacatacatgtctaactcaaattgtttgtctcaacttatcgcaaaatcaaaaaacCTATAGAGCGGCGCCcggaattcgcattagggagtatcgtaatcatcggtgaattttttttcattggGCGGTAGTTTTGTTGTaggaatttaacgtcccaaaaccacgacttgattgtgagggatgccgtagtggacgtgtccgcaaatttcgaccacatggggttctttaacgtgcacctaagcccAAGAACACGGGGCGGTAGTTTTGTTACAATTTATCCGATTTCAATGCGGTTTGTTGCAAAAGCTTCGGAAAGGATGAACATTTCGTAGCTCGTCCCGTTTTTTGATGTGTAACGCTGGAAAAGTCATAAGTAAGGAATAACGAAAACCTCGAAATTTTGCGAAATTCTGTACAAGAGGAGCTGAATACTGTTGAAGTCAGAGCATTTTGACGCTTCCTGTGCTCATTTCAACACCGATACGATAAGTTATTTATCACCTTTACAAACCTTTACTAGTCACGTTTGGTATGCGGCATGGTAATCATAgtcttacagcaaagctgttatcGTCAAGGTGTGCCGTGcgttgtagatagaaaattatcatcatcatgaaccggcacgcgctgaatggccgcccaggcattctgcacagaaggttaacaagagaagctgaaacgtgccgaACAGCACCGCTGAgatccagccttgcgcgacttagaggAAGGTGCGCTAATTTTCTGCAAAGTGTTATGGGCGCAAGCCATCGCTGAAGGTATTCCGTGGTTTTCGTTATTGCTTGGTCTTTTATTTCGGCGTTGTAAATCAACAAACTGGCCGAGCCATTAAAATTTTCGTACTTCttgaatgttttgccgcaaatCGCCTCGAAATCGGATACTTTCTAATAAAACTAGTGCCCACTCAATCGGGACATTTCTAGAAGGATCATCCTTTATTATAATTCGTGGGATTTTAcgtgaaaaccacgatatgattatgaggcgcaccgTAGTGGAACGCTTTGGAAATTTAGACCAGCTTGCATTTTTTaccgtgcactgacgtcgcacagtacacgggcctccatcgaaatgagactgcCCGGTCGGAAtagaagccgcgactttcgggtcagcagccgagtaccgtaactaCTGCACCAGCGTGGCGGATTATCTGGCGCATCGTTTGAAGTATCGGACTTGGTTAGCTTTACTGGTATTGTGGGACTGCGTTTGGTGTCAGTGTCCTGCGTGTTGACTCAGAGATGACAGCATGGGCTGTTTAACGTTGACCGCATTATCAATTCACAGGTCGCATTGCGTTCTGCCAGAGTCAGCTTGAAGCTGCTGTCGACCAGAATGAAGGAGGCAGACGAATCAACAATGATACCTTCGCGATTATTAAGTATGCAGGAACAGCATGCGGCGCTCATTATCTTTTTAAGAGGACAAGAAGCGATGAAAAACCTAATGCAGGAAATAGACATCATCCGTACATAGACTATCAGAAGAGGAATGTGCAGGCTTTAAAGCCCACAGATATGCCGCCTGACTCTCTTGCTATCTAGCGCGGTTCGCTGGCGTTGGCAAACCGTGTccataaaaaaaaacgagcgaaACCGTTTTTCCTTTTGCAACAAGATACAATGATTAAAAGAAGCCGAAGTCGTCATCCTGGCTCTGTCAAGGAAACCTGGTTCAACTATTTTAATAAGATTATTGGTGACGACCCGCGACTGAAAATCTGCAGGAAACATGCCAAGTCGTGTACGACGcaaacgcgctttttttttatttggacgTGAAAGATGGGCGGGGAGTTAGAGCAGGCCACCGGAACATGACGAAACTGATATGGAATCAACGAAACAAGCCATAAGATAAATAACTAGAAGCACTATGTACCGGTACGATCGCCAGCGTACAAATACTGTCCTGGTAGCACATTCCCCAACCTATGAGGCCATCCcccagaaaaaatgacaaacaagCATTTTTCATGCGCACACAGGTAAAATGCAACATGGTCAAAGGAACGATAGTGTCAGTTATAAACAGTTTACTAGGTTCGCAACCACTAAAAAACACCAAGCGCGTTCACTGCACACCCCTGTTGTCAGGGCGGGACCTTGGTTCGAGCACATTGCACAGCTTGAGAGGTCGTTTACCGAGCATGTTGAACCGATCACCGAAACGTGGTGTGATGTATTTACATTATAGGCAATCGCATGCACAAGGCATCGGCTGTTATTCAGGATTTCAAACAGAGTGGTTTTAAGGGAGTGAAagagttacgaaaaaaaaatgtgtggttAATGTAGCTCCAATGTCGTTTCTGTGTATTACATCTCTGTGTGGTTCTAAATCCCACGCTAAATCATGCGCGAATGTTGCTTTGTAGGCcgtggtgtagttctaaatcccgggCTTactgcagctccactaccgtggaacctgaggaagtgcgtggcacgggcaacccagcgatttccTTGACAATCGCGCCTGTCGAGACGGTGGTGCCCTCTCTAGCGCGGCGCGTGAATCAGCCGGATGCTTCAGAAGTGTTTTTCGCGATTTTGGATAAGTTATTGCGATGagttcttggttatttctgcagTTTGTATTATTTTTGACCTTGTTaattttgagcattgttagtcttgttttaggcctgtagtGACTGTAATGACCACTGCGTGACCTTGTgacaaaagacggtgcacggcaagccgggcccttaaagtgctccgcactttaaaaaaaatgccGCGATCCTGCTTGTAACTAAAGAAGAGGCAGTACATATTTATGCAACTGCATGAAAGCTAACTGGACGCGCAGTCTCTTACCTTTTGAGCGATGCCTGGAGCCGTCGGGCACTAAGCGAACTTGGTGCGCTGTAGGAAGGCGACGACGCATCGATACCTTCAGGGCTGGTGCGTACGAAGGAAATGAAGAAAAGGCTGGCGATGGTTGCCGCAGTGGCGATGCCGTACGCGGTCAACTGAAGCTCCCACCGGTCAGTCACGTTCATAAGGAAAGCGCTCAAGAGCGCTCCGAACGAAAAGACGAACACAGAGAGGAAGACGCAAGTTCCCCTGGCCACGGAAACGCCGCACACGGTATTCCGTGGTGTTTCCCAACACTGCCCTTCGATGTGCAGCGAGGGCAGCTTGCATTTCGGAGCAGTTGCTAAAAAGGAAGGGGCAGCCGCTaaaaaaaggaagtgaaagaagaaGGATCATTGTAAGGTGAATTGTTGCGAGGCCTTCTGAACAAGATTCATGCAGAACTAATACTGTAGGTCAGCTGTATCAATACGTCAGTGCTTACAGTTTTGCTTTGACATTGCGGTAACTCGACCCAACGTCACACACGTATAGGTAGAAATTTATGTGTGATATACtacatagcggaaagaaaacagcgcaaaagactgagcacaagaaaaaagaaacaacaaacaacagcgctgttgttctcttgtgcttcgtgttttccgctgttttttttttccgctatgtcgtaccaacacgctcaagcatccactttagctgcTATACTACCATACGGTGAAGGCTGCAAGCTTCAAGGAAGCTTTACTAAACAGCACTACTTACTTACCATCCCGAGAGAGCGCTGGCCGCGAAACACTTAACTAGCGGAGTCGCATTTTTACAGTTCTAGAAAAAATAGATCTAAATAAAAATATTACAAACCTTTTCCTAGCATGGTAAGAAAAGTTTCACCGACTATTTCGATGCTAGCCGATGCAGCTTACTGAATAGCGAAAAAAACTGGAAGCGAAGGAGCTAAGGGAAGCCTGGCGCACTTGCTGCTAAGACGACTACTTAATAAAGAGCACTGTTGGGTTCTACGAAGCGTACGGCTATGGGAACGACTACTGACTGCGTCATCTAAAAGAAGAACTGAGGAAAGCCGAGATTGAGCGCTGGGCTTACACGAGATGCTCATTTTGTGTTCCTCTGTGCTTGCGTAACGACAATGGAATCAAGATTACAGATTGATTTCATGAGCATGCAGTTCTCTCGAAGAAGGCTTGATAAAGTTTAAGGCTGAGCAaagcccgatgacgtcaatgcTGACAACCAATGTGCTGCACTAAAATGTGTCGGTTGCACAGCAGATATGTTTGCTGAACGTAGTTGCCCCGAGTTGAAATCGAAACACACGGGACATTTTTGGACTACGTGCTACGCGTAAGTCTCAAACCCTgtcactaactaactaactaactaactaactaactaactaactaactaactaactaactaactaactaactaactaactaactaactaactaactaactaactaactaactaactactaactaactaactaactaactaactaactaactaactaactaactaactaactaactaactaaagaactaactaactaactaactaactaactaactaactaactgactgactgactgactgactgactgactgactgactgactgactgactgactgactgactgactgactaactaactaactaactaactaactactgcTGTTTTTGTGGCGAAAAAGAGCGTACCGTTTGATGTTCAAGGCGCCAGCGTTCTGTACGATCCGAAGTATGTTTTAGTTTTTCGATCTAATAAGTATGTCCCGGTGAATGCATCAACAGCAACTTGCCCAGCTACATTCGCTACTGTCTCAATCGAAAACGCTGCAGTCGGGAAGTGGTAATGCACCCTAGATCCACCAGGGGAAAGGAAGGTACATGGAGAAACGAAACTAGCGTTACGTCCCAGCTGTTTCTGTTGTGCTTCAGATAAATCATGGAAGGAGCTAAAGGGTGCAGACAGTGTGTTTTCATATCCCAAAGCGCGCAATAGCGgaacttccggtcgccgtcacGGGCGGGATAGACGCATGGTCTGAGCATAAACGTCACGCACGACGTCATTGGGAGAGTGGCGCGTCACTGTTCACTCTGGGTCTGGCATATCGCGGCAGTaacacgggccaaccactgacactggccaAATGGCGATACTCTGACAATGTCAGGCAGAACCTTTCTCTTTCATTGACATTTTGGCGGTAGTAgtacgtcatacgtgacgtttccGCTCAGGTCATGGTGCTCTCCCGAATGTGGCGGCGACCAAAAGTCCTGCTGTTGCGTTCTCTAAGACATGAGAGCGCGCGTGCAGGCGTGCAGAGGTGGAAGAACTTCTGCACGCCTTACCTTCTTTCATGATCGATTCCTGCCAGCCAGTTCAAATGTCTCCTCAAATGTCACCACAGGCGTGCTTTCCTGCGCGTGCGTTGCAGTTTGCAATGAAGCTTGAACGACTGTTGTTCCTTCTGGAGTGAGATCGGCATTTCGTGAAAACTCGTCATGGCGTGTGCAAACAGCGACAATAAAACTCGAAGGGtttcttatgcattcacctaagatgactcgaacgcGAGAGCGATCGTCTATTTCTTCTTGGTCGACACGTTGACCATGCCCCCGCAACCCACTGAAAGCttcttgcacctaacgtggcgttgcactgccttcagaatcggaggcacctcagctggttttgcactgtgatcggcccacgtttgaacAAGCAAGAATGCCATAGCGTCACAAAtatagcgatctgtgacgtctagatgacgtcatatggtgacgtcataacgggctgatgatttttcgcatcagaaaaaaaaaacggcggtcaattttcgcgtttcatcaggcatctaaggctttcgcctaaaaaaatGGCTGGGCTTCTTAGGCCATTCTCTGAGAGAGATCAATGCGAAAGCCTCTCCAGCTTCCTTGTCCTTTCACTGCCTACAATGGTTGAATCTTCTTTTTCTCAGTTGACTGCATTGGTCCTCACCACCTCCTTCCCCCTGAAGCTTCCTGTACCTTACGTGATTCTGCATTGCATCCGctatcggcccgcctttgactaAGCTACGATGTGTTGTTATGACGTCGTCATGCGTGATGGTAACGACACAAATTTCGGTGCTTTGCGACGTCACAACATCAACCAAGGTCCGCCTTCTCTTTTCGCTGACCGAGCGCAGCTGCAGTTGCCGTACTTCGCCACTGTTTGTATCGCACGCAACACCGCACCTCAGGTTTTGCCTTGACGGTGCACATTGTCGAATATATATCAGGCGAAATGCTTGAAGGTTTTAAACAAATACTGCATATAACAACTAAGTTCATTGATTGTGCTAACATTTATTTCGATCCAAGGCAACATGCAAAACATGCCATGTGCACGAAGCAAGTCTGTTAGACTTGCGACGATCCAAATCATGCGACGTGCGACAATCCAAATAAAAGGGTTCAAAATCAATTGAAGCTCACAATCTCAATAGAAACAAGTGTACACCCCCATATTACTTGGTTTGCGACGTTAAGGCACATATGATCGACGAACCTTGAGCCTTTGCTAATTGGTGGTTTCGACAGTGGCTCCCTAAAGAACGAAGCTCGATGCGATGACTAGAAAGTGTTCATTACATCAGCCGAAGAATCAGGAAAAGCTAATTCTAGAAAGAGGCCCATAGAGTAGCCACTTTGACGCTTGAATGCTTTTATAAAGAACAACTAATCTGTAGTTCGCATTTGAAAGAAAAAGGTGATGAAAGGGATTGAGGAGGCCATGATCAACGGGGCTGCCCAGCCCTGTGAATGGAAGCTCGCAAAGAGCAGCCGTGTTTGCGTAAGATACGACATTCGTGATTTGCCCTAGTTCCCCGCTTTTTGCAAATGCAAGCTTATTATTCACGCGCGTGGGCTTCGTCATAAATACGTAGCTTTCTCTCATCCACAACGACATAATAG
Above is a window of Rhipicephalus sanguineus isolate Rsan-2018 chromosome 3, BIME_Rsan_1.4, whole genome shotgun sequence DNA encoding:
- the LOC119386827 gene encoding uncharacterized protein LOC119386827 — its product is MLGKATAPKCKLPSLHIEGQCWETPRNTVCGVSVARGTCVFLSVFVFSFGALLSAFLMNVTDRWELQLTAYGIATAATIASLFFISFVRTSPEGIDASSPSYSAPSSLSARRLQASLKRGRRELIRPSDLWVPDWTHAGPFLSTLEHDEDWFVLPHQGKKQRSYTVSRANTDACAHHPSCQQRPHDI